A single Osmerus mordax isolate fOsmMor3 chromosome 7, fOsmMor3.pri, whole genome shotgun sequence DNA region contains:
- the znf740b gene encoding zinc finger protein 740b isoform X3 — translation MTHHPNNTVRDHMKWAGLLGCEAVLSSMALMQANNMTGQKKMMSPLGQGHGQGQRSSQESHQSHHSQSHSHPHHHHSHQGHGGHHGHQAHHSHMVLPSGVSCPPLLIRKDGEFHSSRLLEEKDMRANQNMQPKKKHRKSGTPNKVREKVEQVEMDIDGDNSLKVQKNFICEHCYGAFRSSYHLKRHMLTHTGEKPFGCDVCDMRFIQRYHLDRHKRVHSGEKPYQCDRCQQNFSRTDRLLRHRRLCSVGGVAKEEGQACCEGRSYSQDPPSHTATWSPLQPPSNRLTV, via the exons ATGACACACCATCCCAACAACACAGTGCGAGACCATATGAAATGG GCTGGGCTGCTGGGCTGTGAGGCGGTGCTGTCCAGCATGGCACTGATGCAGGCCAACAACATGACAGGCCAGAAGAAGATGATGTCACCACTGGGCCAGGGACACGGCCAGGGCCAGAGAAGCAGCCAGGAGAGCCACCAGTCCCACCACAGCCAGTCCCACTcccatccccaccaccaccacagtcaCCAGGGCCATGGCGGGCACCACGGGCACCAGGCGCACCACAGCCACATGGTCCTGCCCTCAGGGGTGAGCTGCCCGCCCCTG TTAATCCGCAAGGATGGAGAGTTCCACTCGTCCCGGCTGCTGGAGGAAAAGGACATGCGGGCAAACCAGAATATGCAACCCAAGAAGAAGCACCGGAAATCAGGGACGCCcaacaaagtgagagagaaagtagag CAGGTGGAGATGGACATCGATGGAGACAACTCCCTCAAGGTCCAGAAGAACTTCATCTGCGAGCACTGCTACGGTGCATTCCGAAGTAGCTACCACCTCAAGCGGCACATGCTCACCCACACAG GTGAGAAGCCGTTCGGGTGTGACGTGTGTGACATGCGGTTTATCCAGCGCTATCACCTGGACCGGCACAAGAGGGTCCAcagtggagagaagccctaccagTGTGACCGCTGCCAACAA AACTTCTCGAGGACGGACCGCCTCCTGAGGCACAGGCGCCTGTGTTCGGTGGGAGGCGTGGCCAAGGAGGAGGGCCAAGCGTGCTGCGAGGGCCGCTCGTACTCCCAggaccctccctctcacacggCCACGTGGAGCCCCCTACAACCCCCCAGCAACCGCCTGACCGTCTGA
- the znf740b gene encoding zinc finger protein 740b isoform X4, with amino-acid sequence MTHHPNNTVRDHMKWAGLLGCEAVLSSMALMQANNMTGQKKMMSPLGQGHGQGQRSSQESHQSHHSQSHSHPHHHHSHQGHGGHHGHQAHHSHMVLPSGVSCPPLLIRKDGEFHSSRLLEEKDMRANQNMQPKKKHRKSGTPNKVREKVEVEMDIDGDNSLKVQKNFICEHCYGAFRSSYHLKRHMLTHTGEKPFGCDVCDMRFIQRYHLDRHKRVHSGEKPYQCDRCQQNFSRTDRLLRHRRLCSVGGVAKEEGQACCEGRSYSQDPPSHTATWSPLQPPSNRLTV; translated from the exons ATGACACACCATCCCAACAACACAGTGCGAGACCATATGAAATGG GCTGGGCTGCTGGGCTGTGAGGCGGTGCTGTCCAGCATGGCACTGATGCAGGCCAACAACATGACAGGCCAGAAGAAGATGATGTCACCACTGGGCCAGGGACACGGCCAGGGCCAGAGAAGCAGCCAGGAGAGCCACCAGTCCCACCACAGCCAGTCCCACTcccatccccaccaccaccacagtcaCCAGGGCCATGGCGGGCACCACGGGCACCAGGCGCACCACAGCCACATGGTCCTGCCCTCAGGGGTGAGCTGCCCGCCCCTG TTAATCCGCAAGGATGGAGAGTTCCACTCGTCCCGGCTGCTGGAGGAAAAGGACATGCGGGCAAACCAGAATATGCAACCCAAGAAGAAGCACCGGAAATCAGGGACGCCcaacaaagtgagagagaaagtagag GTGGAGATGGACATCGATGGAGACAACTCCCTCAAGGTCCAGAAGAACTTCATCTGCGAGCACTGCTACGGTGCATTCCGAAGTAGCTACCACCTCAAGCGGCACATGCTCACCCACACAG GTGAGAAGCCGTTCGGGTGTGACGTGTGTGACATGCGGTTTATCCAGCGCTATCACCTGGACCGGCACAAGAGGGTCCAcagtggagagaagccctaccagTGTGACCGCTGCCAACAA AACTTCTCGAGGACGGACCGCCTCCTGAGGCACAGGCGCCTGTGTTCGGTGGGAGGCGTGGCCAAGGAGGAGGGCCAAGCGTGCTGCGAGGGCCGCTCGTACTCCCAggaccctccctctcacacggCCACGTGGAGCCCCCTACAACCCCCCAGCAACCGCCTGACCGTCTGA
- the znf740b gene encoding zinc finger protein 740b isoform X2, which translates to MTHHPNNTVRDHMKWAGLLGCEAVLSSMALMQANNMTGQKKMMSPLGQGHGQGQRSSQESHQSHHSQSHSHPHHHHSHQGHGGHHGHQAHHSHMVLPSGLIRKDGEFHSSRLLEEKDMRANQNMQPKKKHRKSGTPNKVREKVEASPCPGTPPCVSQQVEMDIDGDNSLKVQKNFICEHCYGAFRSSYHLKRHMLTHTGEKPFGCDVCDMRFIQRYHLDRHKRVHSGEKPYQCDRCQQNFSRTDRLLRHRRLCSVGGVAKEEGQACCEGRSYSQDPPSHTATWSPLQPPSNRLTV; encoded by the exons ATGACACACCATCCCAACAACACAGTGCGAGACCATATGAAATGG GCTGGGCTGCTGGGCTGTGAGGCGGTGCTGTCCAGCATGGCACTGATGCAGGCCAACAACATGACAGGCCAGAAGAAGATGATGTCACCACTGGGCCAGGGACACGGCCAGGGCCAGAGAAGCAGCCAGGAGAGCCACCAGTCCCACCACAGCCAGTCCCACTcccatccccaccaccaccacagtcaCCAGGGCCATGGCGGGCACCACGGGCACCAGGCGCACCACAGCCACATGGTCCTGCCCTCAGGG TTAATCCGCAAGGATGGAGAGTTCCACTCGTCCCGGCTGCTGGAGGAAAAGGACATGCGGGCAAACCAGAATATGCAACCCAAGAAGAAGCACCGGAAATCAGGGACGCCcaacaaagtgagagagaaagtagag GCCTCACCGTGTCCGGGAACACCCCCCTGTGTGTCCCAGCAGGTGGAGATGGACATCGATGGAGACAACTCCCTCAAGGTCCAGAAGAACTTCATCTGCGAGCACTGCTACGGTGCATTCCGAAGTAGCTACCACCTCAAGCGGCACATGCTCACCCACACAG GTGAGAAGCCGTTCGGGTGTGACGTGTGTGACATGCGGTTTATCCAGCGCTATCACCTGGACCGGCACAAGAGGGTCCAcagtggagagaagccctaccagTGTGACCGCTGCCAACAA AACTTCTCGAGGACGGACCGCCTCCTGAGGCACAGGCGCCTGTGTTCGGTGGGAGGCGTGGCCAAGGAGGAGGGCCAAGCGTGCTGCGAGGGCCGCTCGTACTCCCAggaccctccctctcacacggCCACGTGGAGCCCCCTACAACCCCCCAGCAACCGCCTGACCGTCTGA
- the znf740b gene encoding zinc finger protein 740b isoform X1, whose product MTHHPNNTVRDHMKWAGLLGCEAVLSSMALMQANNMTGQKKMMSPLGQGHGQGQRSSQESHQSHHSQSHSHPHHHHSHQGHGGHHGHQAHHSHMVLPSGVSCPPLLIRKDGEFHSSRLLEEKDMRANQNMQPKKKHRKSGTPNKVREKVEASPCPGTPPCVSQQVEMDIDGDNSLKVQKNFICEHCYGAFRSSYHLKRHMLTHTGEKPFGCDVCDMRFIQRYHLDRHKRVHSGEKPYQCDRCQQNFSRTDRLLRHRRLCSVGGVAKEEGQACCEGRSYSQDPPSHTATWSPLQPPSNRLTV is encoded by the exons ATGACACACCATCCCAACAACACAGTGCGAGACCATATGAAATGG GCTGGGCTGCTGGGCTGTGAGGCGGTGCTGTCCAGCATGGCACTGATGCAGGCCAACAACATGACAGGCCAGAAGAAGATGATGTCACCACTGGGCCAGGGACACGGCCAGGGCCAGAGAAGCAGCCAGGAGAGCCACCAGTCCCACCACAGCCAGTCCCACTcccatccccaccaccaccacagtcaCCAGGGCCATGGCGGGCACCACGGGCACCAGGCGCACCACAGCCACATGGTCCTGCCCTCAGGGGTGAGCTGCCCGCCCCTG TTAATCCGCAAGGATGGAGAGTTCCACTCGTCCCGGCTGCTGGAGGAAAAGGACATGCGGGCAAACCAGAATATGCAACCCAAGAAGAAGCACCGGAAATCAGGGACGCCcaacaaagtgagagagaaagtagag GCCTCACCGTGTCCGGGAACACCCCCCTGTGTGTCCCAGCAGGTGGAGATGGACATCGATGGAGACAACTCCCTCAAGGTCCAGAAGAACTTCATCTGCGAGCACTGCTACGGTGCATTCCGAAGTAGCTACCACCTCAAGCGGCACATGCTCACCCACACAG GTGAGAAGCCGTTCGGGTGTGACGTGTGTGACATGCGGTTTATCCAGCGCTATCACCTGGACCGGCACAAGAGGGTCCAcagtggagagaagccctaccagTGTGACCGCTGCCAACAA AACTTCTCGAGGACGGACCGCCTCCTGAGGCACAGGCGCCTGTGTTCGGTGGGAGGCGTGGCCAAGGAGGAGGGCCAAGCGTGCTGCGAGGGCCGCTCGTACTCCCAggaccctccctctcacacggCCACGTGGAGCCCCCTACAACCCCCCAGCAACCGCCTGACCGTCTGA
- the csad gene encoding cysteine sulfinic acid decarboxylase, protein MHVDAAWGASVLFSKQHRHLMNGVNRADSVTWNPHKMLLTGLQCSVILLKDTTGLLNKSHSASATYLFQQDKFYDMSLDTGDKSIQCGRKVDCLKLWLMWKALGSEGFAARIDKAIALARYVTEELVKRDGFQLLEKPQYVNVCFWFIPPSLRGRNKDADYQERLAKVAPVVKERMMKKGSMMVGYQPQGDNVNFFRLVVLSPYVSQQDMDFFLDEIERLGKDL, encoded by the exons ATGCATGTAGAT GCAGCATGGGGAGCAAGTGTGCTGTTCTCCAAGCAACATAGGCATCTCATGAATGGAGTCAACAG AGCCGATTCAGTGACTTGGAATCCACACAAGATGCTTCTGACAGGCTTGCAGTGCTCTGTCATTCTTCTCAAGGATACCACG GGCCTGTTGAATAAGAGCCATTCTGCCAGTGCCACATACCTCTTCCAGCAGGATAAGTTCTATGACATGAGTCTGGACACAGGGGACAAGTCCATCCAGTGTGGCCGCAAAGTGGACTGTCTGAAGCTGTGGCTGATGTGGAAGGCTTTGGGTTCTGAAGGCTTTGCGGCCCGTATCGATAAGGCAATTGCCCTCGCAAG ATATGTAACAGAGGAGTTGGTAAAAAGGGATGGGTTTCAACTTCTGGAGAAG CCGCAGTATGTGAACGTGTGCTTTTGGTTCATACCACCCAGTCTAAGGGGAAGGAATAAGGATGCAGACTACCAAGAAAGGCTGGCAAAG GTGGCTCCTGTGGTGAAGGAGCGCATGATGAAGAAGGGGAGCATGATGGTGGGGTACCAGCCACAAGGAGACAACGTCAACTTTTTCCGCTTGGTGGTCCTTTCTCCTTACGTGTcccaacaagacatggacttttTCCTGGATGAAATAGAGAGGCTGGGGAAGGATCTGTAA